The following coding sequences lie in one Lolium perenne isolate Kyuss_39 chromosome 2, Kyuss_2.0, whole genome shotgun sequence genomic window:
- the LOC127330927 gene encoding uncharacterized protein isoform X1, translating into MTTPTGRLACWAVLLAAAGLFARGLPASAVEDRLGAQTPSEFGASSGDAGAPLLHGDDLPCGSPSSSTHTCADLNGTGSLDTTCSLTTTTLLTAPACVYGAGSLSILPGVTIACPHPGCSLALNLSGTIALGERAQVVAGSITLYATNVSLGADSAVNTTGLAGEPPPQTSGTPHSLEGAGGGHGGRGASCKVSNDTNWGGDVYAWVYLDSPWSYGSKGGSFSADEDLGGDGGGRVLLRASEILSVDGDVLAEGGVGGLRGGGGSGGSIMVQAYKLYGNGTISASGGNGWGGGGGGRISLESYSIQQDLEIIVHGGQSFGCPENAGAAGTIYDTSLETLKVSNGNFTTHTETPLLGFSVTKLWSNVLVESNAKVLVPLLWSRVQVTGQIRLLSNGSICFGLSDNPISEFELVAEELLMSDSVIKVYGAFRMYVKVLLMWDSKIQIDGGAKDVVLTSMLEARNLVVLKHGSVISSNAALGVYGQGLLNLSGPGDEIKARQLFLSLFYNIEVGPGSLVQAPIDEDVQSTLDALSVCESKTCPTELIAPPDDCHVNSSLSFTIQICRVEDITVGGIVRGSIIHIHRARTVTVTNDGAISASELGCMEGIGRGTFLKYGAGGGAGHGGQGGVGIYNGMISEGGQQYGNSYLPCELGSGSGSVESADHSTGGGLIVIGSTKWPLARLSIYGSVSSNGESNRGITGESNGTFKGGIGGGSGGTILFFLQWLLVEKNSALSASGGEGGIHGGGGGGGGRIHFHWSNIATGDEFVQIASINGTIESSGGTGNDDGHFGENGTVTGKECPVGLYGTFCDECPVGTYKNVVGSNSSLCAPCSLNGLPNRADFIYVRGGVTQPSCPYKCISAKYKMPNCYTPLEELVYTFGGPWSFAIFLFFTIILLAIILTALRVKICESDITYRSTNAIHNDAYASSPFLLSLAEVPGASRAEETQSHVHRIYFMGPNTFREPWHLPYSPPDAIIGIVYEDAFNRFIDEINLVAAFEWWEGSVHSILSVLAYPCAWSWKQWRRRKKSHRLQEYVKSEYDHSCLRSCRSRALYKGLKVGSTPDLMVAYIDFFLGGDEKRLDVTSTIQKRFPMCLIFGGDGSYMSPYYLHSDALLSNLLGQYISTAIWNRLVAGLNAQLRTVKKGSIRSTLEPVISWINSHGNPQLERHGVRVELGWFQTTASGYYQLGIVVAVNEHFYKSQHHHEHAPDSGDRSRKKIAVPVQKSKQANQEQPCTSYAVSRKRLSGGVNGVVINEETLKSLDCKRDYLFPFSLLLQNCRPIGYAVTLQLLICILLVGDFSITLLMLVQYYWISVGAFLAVLLIPPLALLSPFLAGLNALFSRGPKRSSVTRIFTLWNITSVINIIVAIICGALYSGLTSLASSSAHASSTRSFKVRDDDEWWILPIVLFLVKALQAGLVNWHVANLEIQDYSLFSPDPDRFWTM; encoded by the exons ATGACGACGCCGACGGGGCGCCTCGCCTGCTGGGCCGTGCTGCTCGCTGCGGCGGGCCTGTTTGCCCGCGGCCTCCCCGCGTCGGCGGTCGAGGACCGCCTCGGCGCGCAAACCCCTTCCGAGTTCGGCGCCTCCAGCGGGGACGCGGGGGCGCCGCTCCTGCACGGGGACGACCTCCCCTGCGGGAGCCCCTCGTCATCCACCCACACCTGCGCCGACCTGAACGGCACGGGGTCGCTCGACACGACctgctccctcaccaccaccacccTCCTCACCGCCCCCGCCTGCGTCTACGGCGCCGGGAGCCTCTCCATCCTCCCGGGCGTCACCATCGCCTGCCCCCACCCGGGCTGCTCCCTCGCGCTCAACCTCTCGGGCACCATCGCCCTCGGCGAGCGCGCGCAGGTAGTAGCAGGCTCTATCACCCTCTACGCGACCAACGTCTCGCTCGGGGCCGACTCGGCCGTCAACACCACGGGCCTCGCGGGGGAGCCCCCACCGCAGACGTCCGGGACGCCGCACAGCCTCGAGGGCGCCGGGGGCGGGCACGGCGGCCGCGGCGCGTCCTGCAAGGTCTCCAATGACACCAACTGGGGAGGGGATGTGTACGCGTGGGTCTACTTGGATAGCCCGTGGAGCTACGGGAGCAAGGGGGGCAGCTTCTCGGCCGATGAGGACCTCGGAGGGGACGGTGGGGGGCGTGTCCTGCTCAGGGCCAGCGAGATTCTCAGTGTGGATGGAGATGTGCTTGCTGAAGGAGGGGTCGGTGGTCTCAGAGGGGGTGGCGGCTCCGGTGGGAGCATTATGGTCCAAGCTTACAAGCT ATATGGAAATGGTACAATAAGTGCTTCTGGTGGTAATGGATGGGGCGGAGGCGGTGGTGGGAGGATATCTCTAGAATCTTACAGCATTCAACAAGATTTGGAAATTATAGTTCATG GTGGACAGAGTTTTGGGTGCCCTGAGAATGCAGGTGCAGCAGGTACAATATATGATACATCATTGGAGACTCTAAAGGTCAGCAATGGAAACTTCACCACGCACACGGAAACTCCATTACTGGGTTTCTCAGTGACCAAACTTTGGTCGAATGTGCTTGTGGAGAGCAATGCAAAGGTGTTGGTTCCCTTGCTGTGGTCCAGAGTACAG GTGACTGGGCAAATAAGGCTACTTAGTAACGGTAGCATCTGCTTTGGGTTATCTGACAATCCAATATCAGAGTTTGAGCTGGTTGCGGAAGAGCTTCTAATGAGTGACTCTGTTATAAAG GTGTATGGTGCTTTCAGAATGTACGTGAAGGTGCTCTTAATGTGGGATTCAAAGATTCAGATAGATGGTGGGGCTAAGGATGTTGTTCTTACATCTATGCTTGAGGCAAGAAACCTTGTTGTACTCAAG CATGGATCAGTGATATCTTCAAATGCTGCTCTGGGAGTCTATGGACAAGGTCTTCTTAACTTGAGTGGTCCTGGAGATGAAATCAAAGCGCGGCAACTGTTTCTATCTTTGTTTTACAACATTGAA GTCGGTCCTGGCTCCCTTGTCCAGGCTCCTATAGATGAGGATGTTCAAAGCACCTT GGATGCACTTTCGGTCTGTGAAAGTAAAACATGCCCTACTGAGTTAATCGCACCCCCTGATGATTGCCATGTTAACAGCTCCTTGTCCTTTACAATCCAA ATTTGCCGTGTTGAAGACATAACTGTTGGTGGCATAGTCAGGGGGAGTATAATTCACATTCATCGAGCAAGAACCGTGACTGTTACAAATGATGGTGCAATAAGTGCCTCAGAGTTAG GTTGTATGGAAGGAATTGGTAGAGGAACATTCCTTAAGTATGGAGCTGGTGGTGGTGCTGGTCATGGAGGCCAGGGTGGTGTAGGGATTTACAATGGAATGATAAGTGAAGGAGGTCAACAATATGGCAATTCCTATCTTCCATGTGAGCTAGGAAGTGGTAGCGGTTCTGTTGAGTCAGCTGACCACAGTACTGGCGGGGGATTAATAG TCATTGGGTCCACGAAATGGCCACTTGCAAGATTGTCAATATATGGATCTGTGAGCTCTAATGGTGAAAGCAATAGAGGCATAACTGGAGAATCCAATGGGACCTTTAAAGGTGGCATTGGTGGTGGTTCTGGAGGAACAATCCTTTTTTTTCTTCAATGGCTTCTGGTAGAGAAAAATTCAGCATTGTCAGCATCTGGTGGCGAAGGAGGCATACATGGcggaggtggcggtggcggtggcaggATACACTTTCACTGGTCAAATATTGCTACTGGAGATGAATTTGTTCAGATTGCTTCTATCAATGGTACAATTGAATCAAG TGGAGGAACTGGTAATGACGATGGGCATTTTGGAGAAAATGGAACAGTAACAGGAAAGGAGTGCCCGGTAGGACTATATGGAACCTTTTGTGAT GAATGCCCAGTTGGCACATATAAAAATGTTGTTGGGTCCAACTCATCTCTCTGTGCCCCTTGTTCTTTGAATGGTCTTCCAAACCGTGCTGACTTCATATATGTAAGAG GTGGTGTTACCCAGCCATCCTGCCCGTATAAGTGCATATCTGCTAAGTACAAGATGCCAAATTGTTACACACCACTTGAGGAACTAGTATATACTTTTGGGGGTCCTTGGTCTTTTGCAATTTTCCTATTCTTTACAATTATTCTTTTGGCAATCATCTTAACTGCTCTAAGAGTTAAGATTTGCGAGAGTGACATCACGTACCGGTCAACAAATGCAATCCACAATGATGCATATGCTTCTTCACCATTTTTGCTTTCACTGGCTGAG GTACCTGGGGCCAGCAGGGCAGAAGAAACACAAAGCCATGTACACAGAATATACTTCATGGGGCCTAACACATTCCGAGAACCGTGGCATCTTCCTTACTCACCTCCTGACGCTATAATTGGAATTGT GTATGAAGATGCTTTTAACCGTTTTATCGATGAAATCAACTTGGTTGCAGCCTTTGAGTGGTGGGAAGGTTCCGTCCATAGTATTCTTTCAGTACTTGCATATCCTTGTGCCTGGTCTTGGAAACAATGGCGCAGAAGAAAGAAAAGTCATCGTCTTCAAGAATATGTTAAATCTGAATACGATCATTCATGTCTCCGCTCTTGCAGATCACGTGCTCTATATAAAGGCTTGAAG GTTGGTTCTACACCAGACTTGATGGTTGCTTACATTGATTTCTTTCTGGGAGGTGATGAGAAACGACTTGACGTAACATCCACAATCCAAAAGAGGTTTCCCATGTGTTTAATTTTTGGTGGTGACGGGAGCTATATGTCCCCATACTACCTACACAGCGATGCATTGCTGTCGAATCTTCTTGGCCAG TACATATCTACTGCGATCTGGAACAGATTAGTTGCTGGCTTAAATGCTCAACTGAGGACAGTAAAGAAAGGCAGCATCCGGTCAACTTTGGAACCGGTCATTTCTTGGATTAATAGTCATGGGAATCCCCAACTTGAGCGACATGGTGTTCGAGTTGAGCTAGGGTGGTTTCAGACCACTGCTTCTGGTTATTACCAGCTAGGTATTGTTGTAGCGGTGAATGAACACTTCTATAAGAGCCAACACCATCATGAGCATGCCCCAGACTCTGGTGACCGTTCAAG GAAAAAAATTGCAGTTCCAGTACAGAAATCCAAGCAGGCAAATCAGGAGCAGCCTTGCACAAGCTATGCTGTTTCAAGAAAGCGGTTGTCAGGCGGAGTGAATGGTGTGGTCATAAACGAAGAAACACTCAAGTCTCTGGACTGTAAAAGAGATTATCTCTTCCCTTTCTCGCTGCTGTTGCAAAATTGCAGGCCTATTGGCTATGCGGTAA CATTGCAGCTGCTTATCTGTATATTACTTGTTGGTGATTTTTCCATCACATTGCTTATGCTCGTACAATACTACTGGATATCCGTCGGGGCTTTCCTTGCTGTATTGCTTATTCCACCCCTTGCTTTGCTTTCTCCTTTCCTCGCTGGTCTGAATGCGCTTTTCAGTCGAGGACCAAAAAGATCTTCCGTGACCCGTATTTTTACACTTTGGAATATTACTTCTGTCATAAACATT ATTGTAGCAATCATCTGTGGTGCGTTGTACTCTGGGCTAACTTCTTTGGCGTCATCTTCAGCTCATGCATCAAGCACCAGAAG CTTCAAAGTTAGGGATGACGATGAATGGTGGATACTACCCATCGTCCTGTTTCTTGTCAAGGCACTCCAGGCGGGACTGGTCAATTGGCATGTAGCAAATCTGGAGATCCAGGATTATTCCTTATTCAGCCCTGACCCGGATAGATTCTGGACAATGTAG